The following are encoded in a window of Bacteroidales bacterium genomic DNA:
- a CDS encoding OFA family MFS transporter: METKKQNRWLIAIMCTLLMIVLGTIYSWSFFQKLIVNEYGWSNTAVAWAFSLSIAFIGFAAAWGGINLPKYGPRKLAIIGVSLHAIGYLLAALAFSMHSLPVLYIGFGLIGGIGLGLGYVTPVVSAAKWFPDKKGLVTGMVVMGFGFGALLMSKVIAPVMMGIADQNLISGFLYIGLTLLVIGVISAYFVVFPPADFVPEGYKPPVVKASSTTVVPITAGQAIRTSKFFFMWMLLFINVTAGIMFISFQSPLMQDIWAKFKPGTDPVALASIGATLIAISSLFNGIGRFFWGGMSDKLGRVQTFRWILASQIIVFIILLFVGNPYLFGLLVCYILLCYGGGFGTMPSFVGDVFTPRLMPVVYGTILTAWSAGGVLGPQIVAYMKDNFSADASTYSFIAGAILLAIGLLFSFFVNNKPITD, translated from the coding sequence ATGGAGACAAAAAAACAAAATCGATGGCTGATTGCCATCATGTGCACATTGTTAATGATTGTACTGGGTACAATTTATTCATGGAGTTTCTTTCAGAAACTGATAGTAAATGAGTATGGCTGGAGCAATACAGCTGTAGCCTGGGCTTTTAGTTTAAGTATTGCCTTTATTGGTTTTGCAGCCGCATGGGGAGGGATCAACCTTCCAAAATATGGCCCGAGAAAACTTGCTATCATTGGAGTATCTCTCCATGCTATCGGTTATTTGTTAGCTGCTCTGGCCTTCAGTATGCACAGTTTGCCTGTACTTTATATCGGGTTTGGATTGATTGGCGGTATCGGTCTTGGCCTTGGTTATGTAACCCCTGTTGTTTCGGCGGCAAAATGGTTCCCCGACAAGAAAGGCCTGGTTACAGGTATGGTTGTTATGGGATTTGGATTTGGCGCATTGCTGATGTCCAAAGTGATAGCTCCCGTTATGATGGGGATCGCAGACCAGAACCTGATCAGTGGATTTTTGTACATCGGCCTAACACTTCTGGTCATTGGAGTCATTTCGGCCTATTTCGTAGTTTTTCCTCCCGCTGATTTTGTACCGGAAGGCTACAAACCACCAGTGGTTAAAGCATCATCAACAACCGTTGTTCCGATTACAGCCGGTCAGGCAATCCGCACCAGCAAGTTTTTCTTTATGTGGATGCTTTTATTTATAAATGTTACCGCCGGTATCATGTTTATCAGTTTCCAGTCGCCATTGATGCAGGACATCTGGGCTAAATTCAAACCCGGCACTGATCCCGTTGCACTCGCATCCATTGGTGCTACTTTGATTGCTATCAGTTCATTATTTAACGGTATTGGCCGTTTCTTCTGGGGTGGTATGTCCGACAAGCTTGGTCGTGTTCAAACGTTCAGATGGATTCTCGCTTCTCAAATCATCGTTTTCATCATTCTGCTATTTGTTGGCAATCCGTACCTCTTTGGTTTATTGGTTTGTTACATCCTGCTTTGCTACGGCGGCGGTTTCGGTACAATGCCTTCATTTGTCGGTGATGTTTTCACTCCTCGTCTTATGCCGGTTGTTTACGGAACCATCCTCACTGCATGGTCAGCCGGTGGTGTTCTTGGACCACAAATCGTGGCTTATATGAAAGACAATTTTTCAGCCGATGCTTCCACATACTCATTCATCGCTGGTGCAATCTTACTTGCGATCGGTTTACTTTTCTCATTCTTTGTAAATAACAAGCCGATTACTGATTAA
- a CDS encoding cation transporter, translating to MESDNKTRTTSKSKLARDEGWISIVVNTLLFILKYWAGMVTGSVAIIADAWHTLSDSLSSLIVLIGAKVSSKPPDREHPFGHGRAELIASVLIAAFLGFVAFEFLKESILKLNNREIVVFGKIAIIATIISIVLKEALSQYAFWAWKKTGYLSLKADAWHHRTDAISSLIILVGIFLGRYFWWMDGVLGIIVAVMIAYAGYEILKDTISKLLGEAPDPALVKQIKEIAGTQSEHDMQIHHIHVHSYGEHQEITFHIRLPNTMSVEDSHTLVTAIQTSIRSALSIEATIHVEPRERG from the coding sequence ATGGAATCAGATAACAAAACCCGAACGACCTCAAAAAGCAAATTAGCCCGGGACGAAGGGTGGATTTCAATTGTTGTAAATACATTACTCTTTATTCTGAAATACTGGGCTGGAATGGTAACTGGTTCTGTGGCTATCATTGCAGACGCCTGGCACACGCTCTCCGACTCCCTCAGCTCGCTCATCGTGCTGATAGGCGCAAAAGTATCATCCAAGCCACCCGACCGCGAGCATCCTTTTGGTCATGGCCGCGCCGAACTGATCGCCTCTGTACTTATCGCGGCCTTCCTCGGTTTCGTAGCGTTCGAGTTTCTTAAAGAATCCATCCTGAAACTAAACAATCGCGAAATTGTCGTTTTCGGGAAAATCGCCATCATCGCAACCATCATATCTATTGTCCTCAAAGAGGCGCTTTCACAATATGCATTCTGGGCTTGGAAAAAGACCGGCTACCTTTCCTTAAAAGCCGATGCATGGCATCATCGAACCGACGCCATCTCCTCGCTTATCATCCTTGTAGGCATTTTCCTTGGAAGATATTTCTGGTGGATGGACGGAGTGCTCGGAATCATTGTTGCCGTGATGATTGCTTACGCCGGATACGAAATCCTTAAAGACACCATCAGCAAACTCCTTGGCGAAGCCCCCGATCCTGCACTGGTAAAGCAAATCAAAGAGATCGCCGGCACACAATCAGAACACGATATGCAAATCCATCATATACACGTTCACAGTTACGGTGAACACCAGGAAATCACCTTCCACATCCGCCTGCCCAACACCATGAGCGTTGAAGATTCGCACACCCTCGTCACCGCCATACAGACAAGCATCCGCTCTGCCCTCTCCATCGAAGCTACAATACACGTGGAGCCGAGGGAGAGAGGGTGA
- a CDS encoding SAM-dependent methyltransferase, with translation MRAEESLIEVFEPYSEGLLKIEYNDYLEVYFYFNKAETAKLTTHSYSGEFKGIFATRSSDRPSAIGSTIVKLIERKGNVLKVLGLDALDGTPVIDLKPIHIPFTEEKLNEVAISSRKMSPRKGVLSNVWTGRTDLLLLDAAELHGHFCTGLALGIMMATKAMQMIRNTCEGLDSLSVIVEKNDCSLDGIQFVTGCTFGNNKLTLNETGSLVMILTKGNDKAIKISLRPDAIDYMKQESPQIKEFIYSPGIMQSANSQFARLKIDQVFGLLTLDFDRIFEVMEWPV, from the coding sequence ATGCGGGCTGAAGAAAGCCTCATCGAAGTATTTGAACCTTACAGTGAAGGGCTACTAAAAATCGAATACAACGACTACCTTGAGGTTTATTTTTATTTTAATAAGGCCGAAACGGCAAAATTAACTACGCATAGCTACAGCGGGGAATTCAAAGGTATTTTTGCCACTCGAAGCTCCGATCGACCGTCAGCGATTGGAAGCACCATTGTAAAATTGATCGAACGCAAGGGAAATGTTTTAAAGGTACTTGGCTTAGATGCTCTTGACGGTACTCCGGTGATTGATCTCAAACCTATTCATATACCATTTACTGAAGAAAAACTGAATGAAGTTGCCATCAGCAGCCGTAAAATGAGTCCGAGAAAAGGCGTTCTTTCCAATGTATGGACAGGCAGGACTGATTTATTGCTTCTGGATGCAGCAGAACTTCACGGACATTTCTGCACCGGGCTGGCTCTGGGCATCATGATGGCAACAAAAGCAATGCAGATGATCAGGAACACATGCGAAGGGCTTGATAGCCTTTCTGTTATTGTTGAAAAAAATGACTGCAGCCTGGATGGAATTCAATTTGTTACAGGCTGTACATTTGGAAATAATAAACTGACCCTGAATGAAACCGGAAGTCTTGTCATGATCCTCACCAAAGGGAATGATAAAGCAATCAAAATATCACTTCGTCCGGATGCCATCGATTATATGAAGCAGGAAAGTCCTCAAATTAAAGAATTTATTTATAGCCCGGGTATAATGCAATCAGCGAATTCGCAATTTGCCAGGTTGAAAATTGACCAGGTTTTTGGGTTGCTAACACTCGACTTTGACCGGATTTTTGAGGTCATGGAATGGCCGGTTTAA
- the nuoF gene encoding NADH-quinone oxidoreductase subunit NuoF, translated as MKIELKNKIEELMAKYPKKESALLPSLTMVQKAHENNLTKELVKEVAQIIGVTDSRAYGVATYYSMFNVDHQVGKYHLQVDTNIPATLMGAEEIFDYLSKKLGIKHGETTPDGLFTLSKVECLASCGTCPVIQVNDKYYELMTKEKVDMLIDSLRKGVIPELPVEYNWGSMCNVLLKNRGVENAKSIEVYKKHGGYQILKKALKMKPEEIIQEVKTSELRGRGGAGFPTGIKWGFAPKNTGKPIYLICNADEGEPGTFKDRQILAYDPHLLIEGMAISAYALGCKLAFIYIRGEFSWIAEILEKAIEEAKKDGQLGDLNIIVHQGAGSYICGEETALIESLEGKRGLPRMKPPFPAIEGLYGCPTIVNNVETLASIPYIVDKGGISFKQWGSQAGYGFKLFGVSGAVNKPGVYECPMGVSYADLIKMAGGYKGKVKGVIVGGLSVPILKPEELEKGAGLRMDYESCFDYGTSLGSGGVMVIGEEFSMPDIAARTIQFYNHESCGQCTPCRMGSGMIASLLKKVANKQGEPGDLEKVIWFCDNIKGNTLCPTGEAYSYPIKTMIQKYRNEFELYINN; from the coding sequence ATGAAAATAGAACTTAAAAACAAAATAGAGGAATTAATGGCCAAATATCCCAAAAAGGAATCAGCCTTACTTCCATCGCTTACAATGGTTCAAAAGGCCCACGAAAATAACCTGACTAAAGAGTTGGTTAAGGAGGTCGCTCAGATTATTGGTGTGACCGATTCAAGGGCTTATGGTGTAGCTACATATTATTCGATGTTCAACGTGGACCATCAGGTTGGAAAATACCACCTTCAGGTTGACACTAACATACCGGCCACTCTTATGGGAGCTGAAGAAATTTTTGACTATCTGAGCAAAAAGCTCGGGATCAAACACGGCGAAACCACACCCGACGGACTTTTTACCCTTTCAAAAGTGGAATGCCTGGCTTCGTGTGGTACTTGTCCTGTTATCCAGGTCAATGATAAGTATTATGAGCTGATGACCAAAGAGAAGGTGGACATGCTCATCGACTCGTTAAGAAAAGGCGTCATACCTGAGTTGCCTGTTGAATACAACTGGGGATCGATGTGCAATGTGTTGCTGAAAAACAGGGGAGTTGAAAATGCAAAATCGATTGAGGTTTACAAGAAACATGGTGGTTACCAGATTTTGAAAAAAGCTTTAAAGATGAAGCCAGAGGAGATCATTCAGGAAGTCAAAACATCGGAATTGAGGGGGCGCGGAGGAGCCGGCTTCCCAACCGGCATTAAATGGGGATTTGCTCCAAAAAATACAGGAAAACCCATTTACCTGATCTGCAATGCTGACGAAGGTGAACCCGGGACTTTTAAGGACAGACAAATACTCGCTTATGACCCGCATCTGCTCATCGAAGGGATGGCCATCTCAGCCTATGCTCTCGGTTGCAAGCTGGCATTCATTTACATTCGGGGTGAATTTAGCTGGATAGCCGAGATTTTGGAAAAAGCTATTGAAGAGGCTAAAAAGGACGGGCAACTTGGCGATTTAAACATCATTGTTCATCAGGGGGCAGGATCTTACATTTGCGGAGAAGAAACAGCCCTGATTGAATCACTCGAAGGTAAGAGAGGACTTCCGCGCATGAAACCGCCATTCCCGGCTATTGAAGGATTATATGGTTGCCCGACTATCGTAAACAACGTTGAAACATTAGCAAGTATCCCCTACATTGTAGATAAAGGAGGTATCTCATTTAAGCAATGGGGCTCTCAGGCTGGTTATGGTTTCAAACTTTTTGGCGTTTCAGGCGCCGTAAACAAGCCGGGCGTATATGAATGCCCAATGGGTGTATCCTATGCCGATCTGATCAAAATGGCCGGCGGCTATAAAGGTAAAGTGAAGGGGGTTATTGTTGGTGGCTTATCCGTTCCGATTTTAAAACCAGAAGAATTAGAAAAAGGCGCCGGGTTAAGAATGGATTATGAATCATGCTTCGATTACGGGACATCACTCGGTTCAGGCGGAGTAATGGTGATTGGCGAAGAATTTTCGATGCCCGACATTGCAGCACGCACCATCCAGTTTTACAATCATGAATCCTGCGGCCAATGCACACCATGCCGGATGGGATCAGGAATGATTGCCAGCCTGCTAAAAAAAGTGGCCAACAAACAAGGTGAACCCGGCGACCTGGAGAAAGTGATCTGGTTCTGCGATAACATTAAAGGGAATACCCTCTGCCCAACAGGAGAAGCCTACTCCTACCCTATCAAAACCATGATTCAGAAGTACAGAAACGAATTTGAGCTTTATATAAATAATTAG
- a CDS encoding molybdenum cofactor guanylyltransferase — protein MIPKPSFIIIGSTGRNTGKTEFACRLIKTWSVQQEVYGLKVTTINKKEGKCPRGGEGCGVCSSLVGDFEIIEETGLDGEKDTSRMLVSGAKKVYWLKVSSTALDKGIDALLKLIPDDVAVVCESNGVRNVLEPSIFLVIKNLKDKTIKPNCARVIRYASKIIEFDNMSWNFPPERVILKNNAWMVREKATAIVLAGGKSSRMGEDKSLLPVNGKPLIAHIVDQLRDRFDEIIIGANEPEKYAFLNLRVVTDVEKDKGPLMGIYSCLQASNNAVNFITACDIPVMNTKLISDMIQLADDVDMVLPVGEENHYEPLFAVYNKSVIPSAETVLNNNCRRIIGLLNFAKVRFINFENSNWYENLNQKADYLNFIKVVETRDCYREIDKS, from the coding sequence ATGATTCCTAAACCCAGCTTCATCATCATAGGTTCTACCGGAAGGAATACCGGTAAAACAGAATTTGCCTGCCGACTGATTAAAACCTGGTCGGTACAGCAAGAGGTCTATGGGTTGAAGGTCACAACAATCAATAAAAAAGAGGGCAAATGCCCACGCGGAGGCGAAGGATGCGGGGTTTGCAGTTCGCTGGTCGGCGATTTTGAAATCATCGAAGAAACAGGGCTGGACGGGGAAAAGGACACTTCGCGAATGTTGGTTTCTGGCGCAAAAAAGGTTTACTGGCTCAAAGTTTCCTCCACAGCGCTGGACAAAGGAATTGATGCTTTGCTGAAACTAATTCCTGATGATGTGGCAGTAGTTTGCGAATCCAACGGCGTTAGAAACGTTCTGGAACCGTCCATTTTCCTGGTAATTAAGAATTTGAAAGATAAAACCATCAAACCCAATTGCGCCAGGGTGATTCGCTATGCCAGCAAGATCATCGAGTTTGACAACATGAGTTGGAACTTCCCGCCGGAAAGAGTTATTCTCAAAAATAACGCCTGGATGGTCAGAGAAAAAGCAACCGCCATTGTCCTTGCCGGAGGTAAAAGCTCCCGGATGGGTGAAGACAAAAGTTTGCTTCCGGTAAATGGTAAGCCGCTCATCGCTCATATTGTTGACCAGTTAAGGGACAGGTTTGATGAAATCATCATTGGGGCAAATGAGCCGGAGAAATATGCTTTTTTGAATTTGCGTGTCGTCACTGATGTCGAGAAAGACAAAGGCCCATTGATGGGAATTTATTCCTGCCTGCAAGCATCAAACAATGCAGTGAATTTCATTACAGCCTGCGATATTCCTGTGATGAACACAAAGCTGATCAGCGATATGATCCAGCTGGCTGATGATGTAGATATGGTATTACCTGTTGGAGAAGAAAATCATTACGAACCACTCTTTGCGGTTTACAACAAAAGTGTGATTCCAAGTGCCGAAACTGTTCTCAACAATAACTGCCGCCGCATTATCGGGTTGTTGAATTTTGCCAAAGTACGCTTCATCAATTTTGAAAATAGCAACTGGTACGAAAATCTGAATCAAAAAGCTGATTATCTTAATTTTATTAAAGTGGTTGAAACCCGCGACTGTTATAGGGAAATTGACAAATCCTGA